DNA from Pichia kudriavzevii chromosome 5, complete sequence:
agacaggttcactgaaaaaaaaaaaaaaaaaactgaaatatctctctttttttttgttcaaaattttttttaccttcACGACTTCCCAATTGGGTGCTCTTGCATTCCCTGTTAAGTTTTCTACTTTAAGTTACGGCCATCTATATGCATATACAATAGACTACATGCCTAACGATTTGCAAAGTCTCTTTAAGTCACACACTGTATATACTCTGATAAAGGGTGTCTGTTTGCTAATTTAGGGGGCGGGGGTTCAAATCGTTTTCTGTAGCCTATATGCCATTGACAATCTAATTTTTCGGTCTCACTGTATATTTGGCAGACATGAGAAAATTAGTAGACCAACTTGGGTTTTTCGTTGTATAGAAAcgtattttctttttctcctaAGCAGGCATACATTCACGTTCACGTTAGGGCCTGGTGTAATAATCTGTTTTGTTGTCGTCATATCCGTTACAAGCAAGTATCAGAGTATTGGCAGATTACAAGATCACAAGCCATATTCCTTCTCAACTAACCTATCGGTGCTACAAATACAATCGAAGAATAGAGTGGCAGAGAAGCTTGAATTTTAGTACGTCAATCACGAAACAAGCCAAAGCTTTGAGAAATCAAGGAATGTCTTTTAATCTCACTGTTGTGTCCCATCCGACTGTGGATGTTGTCAAACCTTCGTTGATGCTGGAGGACCGTTCAACAGGAGAAAGATCGATGATCGGTAACGTTCCTTCAGGTTTACAGAGAAAGTGCAACGAAATGCGTTTACGAACGAGCCGGCTGTCaaacatttttctttcgGGCATTCTAGACTGGAACTCTTTATCTGGGTTACCTGGCTTGATATTGACTGTCAGTGATCAAGGTGTTAAATCACTTAGTCTTCATCATAGTGGCAATAAGTTTCTACACTATATGATGTCCTGTTGGAGATACTTCATCTTTCGATTTGGTTTGGACTTGAAAGCAGAAGATAATTCCGAGACTGTCAAAAACGGCAGTGTTGACTATACACCTGTAAATATTGCATCATCGGTGGATTATggaaataatgaaaataaagatgcTGATCATGCTAAATTGAGAGAAATTATAAACGGTATTTTCccttttcaaaaagatcCATCTAAGCCGGTTTATAACAAAACAGCCACAAATTTCACACttccaaaatcaattatAAATCCCAGAGTTTCAACCAACTGGATCATCACCCCAGTATCCATTAGAGGAAAGTTTATGGTCAATGCTGCAAAAGAACTCGGTTGTGAAGTTTCACACTTCAAACCATTGTGTAATTTCGAATCAGTAACGTTGAAAGACGGCACAGTTGTTAAACCCCAACAAGTTTTAGAGCCAACCAGGCATTTCAATCCTGTTTTGATATTGGACATTCCATCTGCAGAATACATCACAAATACAATTTCTCATAACTGGTCTGAAAGCTCACCGAACAATTTACCATATTCTGCCGTGtatcattttcttgatgatTCTATTGAAAATCCTCTTGGGATACCAGAGTATGTAGAGTTTATCAAGTCGTTTGGGCCTACTACTATCCATTTTATTAGCCATAGATCATACTGTCCGAACACTTTGAATTACCACAAGACTTTGAAGGTTTCGCTTAAATGGAAGACCCTTTTAAAAGACTTCTTTCCTTTACCGAAGTGGGTAAATCATTCAGATTTGAAACTCAATGGTGAGTTACCAAATGTTCTTCCGTTAATCTCCGGACAGAATTTAATTATAAAAAGCGTTAACGGCACTGAACTTGAGGAATCCACAAAGTTAGGATCTGAAATATCAAAACACAGTGCAGAAGATAGTAAAAGGTTATACAACGAGGAAATTAGAGACTCAGATATCAGGGGACTAATTTCCCAAGAAGACTTCAATACAATGATTGATGATAGAAATAGTGCTCAATCTTTGCGTAGACAGGTTGATTTATCGAAAAGCCTCAAAGAGCAAGTGGAGACGCTTATTTTGGGGACCGGCTCGGCGATTCCTGCTCAAGTCAGAAATGTCATATCAAACTTGATTCGTATTCCTTACAAAACTGGAGAGGAGGTTGGTTTTCGTACTATTGTGCTGGATGCAGGTGAAAACTCGTTTGGCACTTTACGAAGAATATACCTCCCACAAGAGGTTGATATGCTACTTGACGAATTGTGCATGGTTTACCTTTCTCATCTCCATGCTGACCATCATTTAGgtattgttgattttatcAGAGAATGGAATAAAAGGCAGGATCAAATCTATGGCGCCAAAAGACATAAAACATTGGTTGTTATTACCCCGTGGCAATATGActtcttcattgatgaACTCAACAGGGTTGATCCTTTTATTAATAAGGAATTTTTATTCCATGTCTCTTGTGATGAATTCATGCTAGGCTTTACTCCGCCATCATTAGAGCAGCTACAAATTGAGGATATcactgttgaagaaatgaagaaCTGTAAGCCTAAAGAAATGaagtatttgaaagattctTCCAAATCCGAGTACGTGTACCAAGTTTTGGGGATGAGTGAGATTCTTGCGTGTTCTGCATACCACTGTGAGTACTCCTACTCCACCAGTTTTTCATTCAGGTTGGACCTTTCCGAAAAAGACAATTCTGAAGCAAACATTTTCAAGGTATCCTATTCTGGAGATACACGTCCAAAGTCTGCCTTTTCATACATCGGTAAAAATTCTGATCTTTTGATACATGAGTCTACtcttgaagatgaaaagcTTGCCGATGCGGTTGATAAAAGGcattcaacaacatcagaAGCGTTACAAGTTGGAATTTTGATGAAGGCCAAAAAGATCATACTAACTCACTTTTCACAAAGATATAAATCATTCACGTGCTCTGAAACCGTTTATAAACGACTCAGAAATCCGGTCAGTAAGATTGATCTTATAGAAAATGGGAAGTTTGTTCCACCAGAATCAGAAGCTGTTACCCCAAAATCGGCCAAATCGTATCAATCTTCTTTACAGAATGATCCCGATATACCTCTAGAGGCCAAGTCAGTTATTTTTGCTGATGATCTCAATGAGGATATCAAGGACAATGCAGCTAAGATTGAAGTGCTTTTTGCTTTTGATAATATGAAAGTACAATATGACCAAATTTACATGCAGAGAGAAGTCtttgagaaacaaagaaaacaacttgaaaaactgTTCCCTATGGACGATGAAGAGTTCGTAGATGATCAGCCTGAGCAGCCAACGGAAAAGACAAAGTCTAAGAAAGTTAAGAAGCAGaaggaaattaaaaatCCTAAAAAACGCAAATTAACTCCTCCCGGTGCTTAGAACGGTTTCTGTATATATTTTCATGTAGAACTCTTATAAACTGGTAAAAGGACGAAAAAAACGTGGTCAATCCATACGTGGTGCCAACCCCATCAATGCAAACTGGAGCGAATTGTCCCCTTCAACCAAAGACATGTATTTCTTCACCCTTTCACTGACAACGGAATCACTCAAAAGATCAGAACCTGCTTCGTTTGTGCTCTTTAATAACAAGGGGCCCTCCCGTCTGCCATCAAGTTCGTAAATGGCGCCGTTTTTTTTAAcaaagcaaacaaaatgCAAATCCACATTGTCCTCTGCAGGTGGTGCCTCTGTTTGTCCCTGTGTACTATACGTCGAATACATGGTTTGTGCAATACTTTGAACAAGTTCTGCTGGGTCCTTTGTGTGTTCCAACAAGTTCAACCGCAATTTAGAGAGTTCAGAATTCTGCACCATGAATCCTTTTGGGATATTCAACAATGCATGCAACAAGGCATATAACCCACAGGCATTTTTAACCACTTGCTTCATCCAAATCACCTTGGAATAGTCCACCGGTTCCACCTGTTCCTTATTTTTGAACTCCTCGTATTTTTGTGTGACtggaaacaaaagaataaCTGCCTGCATTGGTCTTGGTAAGAAACAGAGCAGATCTGGATCATCCAACGAATAAATATCGCAAAATGCCAGAAGTGGCGATAATCCCAAATCACTAGCAAACTTGGTGAATATTTCTGGGTTGGACTCCAGAGGCACCACCGCATTAACTGTAGCTGACTCCATCGTGTATCGTTTTCTAATTTTGGGTTCTATTGGAATCGATATACTATGAGGCCTGTCtagagaaaaataaatgctgtttcaaagaacaagaaaatagTCAGAAAATAAATATGCACATTGACTGATCTTGACTTTATGTCGTTAATATATTTTCAGCGAGTTGTTGGATCATAAACATACCAGAAATCATTCCCCCCTACCTCCTTATATAAACACAAAAGGCTAGAGAACATTGGTTGTTTTCTCCATACATTTATATTATTAATACAAAG
Protein-coding regions in this window:
- a CDS encoding uncharacterized protein (PKUD0E05410; similar to Saccharomyces cerevisiae YKR079C (TRZ1); ancestral locus Anc_5.671); amino-acid sequence: MSFNLTVVSHPTVDVVKPSLMLEDRSTGERSMIGNVPSGLQRKCNEMRLRTSRLSNIFLSGILDWNSLSGLPGLILTVSDQGVKSLSLHHSGNKFLHYMMSCWRYFIFRFGLDLKAEDNSETVKNGSVDYTPVNIASSVDYGNNENKDADHAKLREIINGIFPFQKDPSKPVYNKTATNFTLPKSIINPRVSTNWIITPVSIRGKFMVNAAKELGCEVSHFKPLCNFESVTLKDGTVVKPQQVLEPTRHFNPVLILDIPSAEYITNTISHNWSESSPNNLPYSAVYHFLDDSIENPLGIPEYVEFIKSFGPTTIHFISHRSYCPNTLNYHKTLKVSLKWKTLLKDFFPLPKWVNHSDLKLNGELPNVLPLISGQNLIIKSVNGTELEESTKLGSEISKHSAEDSKRLYNEEIRDSDIRGLISQEDFNTMIDDRNSAQSLRRQVDLSKSLKEQVETLILGTGSAIPAQVRNVISNLIRIPYKTGEEVGFRTIVLDAGENSFGTLRRIYLPQEVDMLLDELCMVYLSHLHADHHLGIVDFIREWNKRQDQIYGAKRHKTLVVITPWQYDFFIDELNRVDPFINKEFLFHVSCDEFMLGFTPPSLEQLQIEDITVEEMKNCKPKEMKYLKDSSKSEYVYQVLGMSEILACSAYHCEYSYSTSFSFRLDLSEKDNSEANIFKVSYSGDTRPKSAFSYIGKNSDLLIHESTLEDEKLADAVDKRHSTTSEALQVGILMKAKKIILTHFSQRYKSFTCSETVYKRLRNPVSKIDLIENGKFVPPESEAVTPKSAKSYQSSLQNDPDIPLEAKSVIFADDLNEDIKDNAAKIEVLFAFDNMKVQYDQIYMQREVFEKQRKQLEKLFPMDDEEFVDDQPEQPTEKTKSKKVKKQKEIKNPKKRKLTPPGA
- a CDS encoding uncharacterized protein (PKUD0E05420; similar to Saccharomyces cerevisiae YJR099W (YUH1); ancestral locus Anc_7.470); the protein is MESATVNAVVPLESNPEIFTKFASDLGLSPLLAFCDIYSLDDPDLLCFLPRPMQAVILLFPVTQKYEEFKNKEQVEPVDYSKVIWMKQVVKNACGLYALLHALLNIPKGFMVQNSELSKLRLNLLEHTKDPAELVQSIAQTMYSTYSTQGQTEAPPAEDNVDLHFVCFVKKNGAIYELDGRREGPLLLKSTNEAGSDLLSDSVVSERVKKYMSLVEGDNSLQFALMGLAPRMD